A single window of Enoplosus armatus isolate fEnoArm2 chromosome 22, fEnoArm2.hap1, whole genome shotgun sequence DNA harbors:
- the mapk11 gene encoding mitogen-activated protein kinase 11 — protein sequence MSARPGFYRQELNKTVWEVPERYQNLTPVGSGAYGSVCSAYDVVLRQKVAVKKLSRPFQSLIHSRRSYRELRLLKHMKHENVIGLLDVFTPAATLEDFNELYLVTNLMGADLNNIVKFQRLSDEHVQFLIYQLLRGLKYIHSAGLIHRDLKPSNVAVNEDCELRILDFGLARQTDDEMTGYVATRWYRAPEIMLNWMHYNQNVDIWSVGCIMGELLKGKVLFPGTDYIDQLKRIMEVVGTPTPELLKKICSEHAQKYIQSLPFMPQQDLEKIFRGANPLAVDLLKRMLVLDCDGRISASEALSHPYFSQYHDPDDEPEAPPYDQTLESKDRTLEEWKELVFEEVSSFKASGGKTDSLQVEQ from the exons ATGTCCGCCAGACCAGGATTCTACCGGCAGGAGCTGAACAAGACTGTGTGGGAGGTTCCGGAGCGGTACCAGAACCTGACGCCGGTGGGCTCCGGAGCCTACGGCTCGGTgtg TTCGGCGTACGATGTTGTCTTACGGCAGAAGGTTGCGGTGAAGAAACTGTCCAGGCCTTTCCAGTCTCTGATCCACAGCCGCCGCTCGTACCGGGAACTCAGGCTGCTCAAGCACATGAAACATGAGAAT GTAATAGGGCTGCTGGATGTCTTCACACCTGCTGCAACATTAGAGGACTTCAATGAACT CTACCTGGTGACCAACCTGATGGGTGCAGACCTCAACAACATCGTGAAATTCCAGAGGTTGTCAGACGAGCACGTGCAGTTCTTAATTTACCAGCTTCTCCGTGGCCTCAAG TACATCCATTCAGCGGGATTGATCCACAGA GACCTCAAGCCAAGTAATGTGGCCGTGAATGAGGACTGCGAGCTGAGG ATCCTTGACTTTGGAttggccagacagacagacgacgAGATGACAGGGTACGTGGCAACTCGCTGGTATCGAGCGCCGGAGATCATGCTGAACTGGATGCACTACAATCAGAATG TTGATATTTGGTCAGTGGGATGCATTATGGGAGAGCTGCTGAAGGGAAAAGTCCTTTTTCCTGGCACTGACT ATATTGACCAGCTGAAGAGAATCATGGAGGTGGTTGGGACTCCGACGCCCGAGCTGTTAAAGAAGATCTGCTCTGAACAT GCGCAGAAGTACATCCAGTCTCTGCCCTTCATGCCCCAGCAGGACCTGGAAAAGATCTTTAGAGGAGCAAATCCACTAG CTGTCGACCTATTGAAGCGTATGCTGGTCCTGGACTGTGACGGGAGGATCTCAGCCAGTGAGGCTCTGTCCCACCCCTACTTCTCACAGTATCATGATCCAGACGACGAGCCAGAGGCCCCACCTTACGATCAAACGCTGGAGAGTAAAGACCGAACTCTAGAAGAATGGAAAG AGTTGGTATTCGAAGAGGTGAGCAGCTTCAAAGCATCCGGCGGCAAGACTGATAGCCTTCAGGTGGAGCAGTAA
- the mapk12b gene encoding mitogen-activated protein kinase 12b, whose amino-acid sequence MAVRSRTGFYRQEVNRTVWEVPERYRDLKQVGTGAYGTVCSAWDRRAGTQVAIKKLHRPFQSKLFAKRAYRELRLLKHMKHENVIGLLDVFTAEISLDRLRDFYLVMPFMGTDLGKLMKLERLSEDRVQFLIYQMLKGLKYIHSAGIIHRDLKPGNLAINPDCELKILDFGLARQADAEMTGYVVTRWYRAPEVILNWMHYTQTVDIWSAGCIMAEMLLGKPLFKGNDHLDQLKEIMKITGTPTADFVVKLQSQDAKNYIRSLAKVPKKDLHGIFSKASSNAVCVLEKMLLLDPERRVSASEALDLPFFSEFRDAEEETEALPYDQTMDNTDLQLDQWKRHTFTEILTFRPQRDSRETSL is encoded by the exons ATGGCTGTGCGCTCCAGGACGGGATTCTACAGGCAGGAGGTAAACAGGACCGTGTGGGAGGTTCCGGAGCGGTACCGGGACCTGAAGCAGGTCGGAACAGGAGCCTACGGGACTGTGTG TTCAGCATGGGACCGCCGGGCGGGGACCCAGGTGGCCATCAAGAAACTTCACCGGCCCTTCCAGTCCAAACTTTTTGCCAAGAGGGCGTACAGAGAGTTGCGACTCCTCAAACACATGAAGCATGAAAAT GTCATCGGGCTGCTGGATGTTTTCACTGCTGAAATCTCACTGGACCGCTTACGTGACTT TTACCTGGTGATGCCATTCATGGGCACTGACCTCGGCAAGCTGATGAAGCTGGAGAGACTGTCAGAGGACAGAGTGCAGTTCCTCATCTATCAGATGCTGAAGGGACTCAAG TACATCCACTCTGCAGGGATCATCCACAGG GACCTTAAACCTGGAAATTTAGCCATTAACCCGGACTGTGAGCTAAAG ATCCTCGACTTTGGCCTAGCGAGACAGGCTGACGCAGAAATGACCGGCTACGTCGTGACACGCTGGTACCGAGCCCCCGAGGTCATCCTCAACTGGATGCACTACACGCAAACTG TGGATATCTGGTCGGCGGGTTGTATTATGGCAGAGATGCTGCTGGGAAAGCCGCTGTTCAAAGGAAATGATC ACCTGGACCAGCTCAAAGAAATCATGAAGATTACAGGAACGCCAACTGCTGACTTTGTTGTGAAGCTACAGAGCCAAGAC GCCAAAAACTACATCAGAAGCCTAGCGAAAGTGCCAAAAAAAGATTTGCACGGTATATTCTCCAAAGCTAGCTCAAATG cagtgtgtgttttggaaaagATGCTGCTTCTGGACCCTGAGCGGAGGGTGAGTGCCTCAGAGGCACTCGACCTGCCCTTCTTCAGCGAGTTCAGAGATGccgaggaggagacggaggcgCTGCCTTACGATCAGACCATGGACAACACAGACCTGCAGCTGGACCAGTGGAAAC gtcaCACTTTCACTGAGATACTGACCTTCAGGCCGCAGAGGGACTCCAGAGAGAcgtcactttaa
- the rpap3 gene encoding RNA polymerase II-associated protein 3, whose translation MSGGNKAIELQLQMRQNAEDMHSFMKDLESWETDVKKKDEELRTGGLKEVQKKLPPVRNKDYKTKMRERKKTKKEPSGNGDAKGDEPKQGSKIKAYDYRSWDKFDVDKALAEMDKEESPAESNESDSEEAAVDKEKALAEKERGNTFFKEGKYDDAIECYTRGMDADPYNPVLPTNRATSFCRLKKYAVAESDCNLAIALDSNYYKAYARRGAARFALKKYEPALEDYETVLKLDPGNAEAQSEVEKIKESLGHQAPAVPSEPTQPQEAPTVDPEQQRLMEEQQRRQEAVIQKDRGNAYFKEGKYEVAVECYSRGMEADGMNVLLPANRAMAFLKLEKHKEAEEDCTKAIFLDSTYSKAFARRATARVALGKLEEAKQDFQEVLKLEPGNKQALNELQKLQIDMGSSGLLQTADSTQRRTVQPCDKPTHLRSTKPLRRIDIEEVSGKVTVLEADSGGSKSFIQEVTREAEDESSPLSTSPSAKMIKIEAVAEAPSHSSEQVPASRQTKQPAQEEILHPPPPSNNPSPTVTEPPPPPTNSFQLEADLRKIGHQPEVIYRYLKQIKPEAYANIFLHSLEPDILNQILRTLHAFYITNESPAVTLEILRSLASVRRFDMAVMFLSSPEKKVLKEVFDFLHQAELEGSSVTALQKKYGV comes from the exons ATGTCCGGGGGAAACAAAGCCATTGAGCTACAGCTTCAGATGCGTCAAAATGCGGAGGATATGCACAGCTTTATGAAGGACCTGGAGAGCTGGGAGACAGACGTAAAGAAGAAGGACGAGGAGCTGAGGACGGGAGGACTTAAGGAGGTCCAG AAGAAGCTCCCACCTGTGCGCAACAAAGACTACAAAACAAagatgagggagaggaagaagacgaaAAAGGAGCCGTCAGGCAACGGTGACGCAAAGGGAGATGAGCCCAAGCAAGGCTCGAAGATTAAAGCATACGACTACCGATCATGGGACAAGTTTGACGTG GACAAGGCTCTGGCAGAGATGGATAAGGAGGAAAGTCCTGCAGAGTCAAATGAGTCAGACTCCGAGGAAGCTGCAGTTGACAAGGAGAAAGCGCTGGCTGAGAAAGAAAGG GGTAACACGTTTTTCAAAGAAGGGAAGTACGACGATGCCATTGAGTGTTACACCAGAGGGATGGATGCGGATCCTTACAACCCTGTGCTGCCCACAAACCGAGCCACCTCCTTCTGCAGACTCAAAAA GTATGCTGTGGCGGAGTCCGACTGCAACTTGGCGATAGCTCTGGACAGCAACTACTACAAAGCGTATGCACGAAGAGGGGCTGCACGGTTTGCGCTGAAGAAATATGAACCTGCATTAGAAG ATTATGAAACGGTTCTCAAGCTTGACCCCGGGAACGCTGAAGCACAGAGTGAAGTGGAAAAAATCAAAGAG AGTCTCGGACATCAGGCACCGGCCGTACCGAGTGAGCCCACACAGCCACAGGAGGCTCCCACAGTGGACCCTgaacagcagaggctgatggaggAACAGCAGAGGCGACAGGAGGCGGTTATACAAAAAGACAGA GGGAATGCTTATTTCAAAGAGGGGAAGTACGAAGTGGCTGTTGAGTGCTACAGCAGAGGCATGGAGGCAGACGGCATGAACGTCCTACTGCCCGCCAACAGAGCCATGGCCTTCCTCAAGCTGGAGAA gcataaggaggcagaggaggactGCACCAAAGCCATTTTCCTGGACAGTACCTACTCCAAGGCTTTCGCCCGTCGTGCCACCGCCAGAGTGGCTTTAGGGAAACTGGAGGAGGCCAAACAAG ATTTCCAGGAGGTGTTGAAACTGGAACCAGGGAACAAGCAGGCTCTGAATGAGCTCCAGAAACTCCAGATT GACATGGGCTCCAGCGGCCTCcttcagacagcagacagcacacagaggagaacagTGCAGCCATGTGACAAACCAACACATCTGCGGTCAACT AAACCTCTGAGGAGGATCGATATTGAGGAGGTGAGTGGAAAGGTGACAGTGCTTGAGGCGGACTCAGGTGGGTCTAAGTCCTTCATCCAGGAGGTGACGAGGGAGGCTGAGGACGAATCCTCTCCGCTGTCAACGTCGCCCAGCGCCAAGATGATCAAGATAGAGGCGGTGGCAGAAGCCCCCTCACACTCGTCTGAGCA AGTCCCCGCTAGCAGACAGACCAAACAACCAGCGCAGGAGGAaatccttcatcctcctccaccgTCAAACAACCCCTCCCCGACAGTGACGGAGCCGCCTCCTCCACCCACCAACAGCTTCCAGCTGGAGGCTGACCTCCGCAAGATCGGACACCAGCCTGAAGTGATTTACAGATATCTGAAG CAAATCAAACCGGAAGCGTACgcaaacattttcctccacTCCCTTGAACCTGACATTCTCAATCAGATCCTGAGGACGCTGCATGCTTTCTATATCAC GAACGAATCGCCGGCCGTCACACTGGAGATCCTCAGGAGTCTAGCAAGTGTGCGGCGCTTCGACATGGCCGTCATGTTCCTGTCGTCCCCGGAGAAGAAAG tgCTTAAAGAAGTGTTCGACTTCCTTCACCAAGCTGAGCTGGAGGGATCCTCCGTCACAGCCTTACAGAAGAAGTACGGAGTGTGA